The following proteins come from a genomic window of Miscanthus floridulus cultivar M001 chromosome 2, ASM1932011v1, whole genome shotgun sequence:
- the LOC136536083 gene encoding disease resistance protein PIK6-NP-like: MRSVTWTHVLPKRLQLLHDEYKLQKGVRNQVQWLHSELEGIQAFLHKVCDLPWDRLDEQVKVWARQVREASYDMEDVLDTFLARFDAADPSRLKRTMKKMGKVFGKAKARRNIAGAIEDIKKHLEEVAERRQKYKLDDIMCKPLATTSTIDPRLKAMYKQVTQLIGVDKSRG, from the coding sequence ATGCGCAGCGTCACATGGACGCATGTGCTACCCAAGCGTCTGCAGCTGCTCCATGACGAGTACAAGCTCCAGAAGGGCGTGAGGAATCAGGTGCAGTGGCTCCACAGTGAGCTGGAGGGCATCCAGGCCTTCCTCCACAAGGTCTGTGATCTGCCATGGGACCGGCTCGACGAGCAGGTCAAGGTTTGGGCGCGCCAGGTGAGGGAGGCATCTTACGACATGGAGGATGTCCTCGACACTTTCCTTGCGCGCTTCGATGCCGCCGACCCCAGCAGGCTGAAACGTACCATGAAGAAGATGGGTAAAGTGTTCGGCAAGGCCAAGGCTCGTCGCAATATTGCTGGTGCCATCGAAGACATCAAGAAGCATCTCGAGGAGGTAGCCGAAAGGCGTCAGAAGTACAAACTTGATGACATTATGTGCAAGCCACTCGCAACAACGTCAACTATTGATCCTCGCCTTAAAGCTATGTACAAACAAGTGACGCAACTTATTGGCGTCGACAAGTCAAGGGGATGA
- the LOC136537896 gene encoding disease resistance protein Pik-2-like codes for MSVVTGALGSLGPKLLQLLHGEYKLQKGVRKQVESLSRELDSIYPFLHKVSDVSWDRLDEQVKLWAREVREASYDMEDVLDTFLVRVDGGKNNSDSSSLKLAMTKLGELFSKAKARRDIAAKITDITKRLEEVANNRQKYKLDEIMCKPLAATSTIDPRLKAMYKEVTQLIGVDKSSDELISLLNQSQQDHDASNKKMKMVSVVGVGGLGKTTLAKAVYDKLKSQYDCGAFVSIGRDHDLVKVFKDILFHLDSENHKDIHNTERGVELLIHQLRDFLKKKRYFIVIDDVWKVRTWEAIELALVENNHGSKVITTTRNVDVAKASGEVYKLKQLSYDDSMKLFYTRLSRADRKFLDNHPDDIFEKILKKCAGIPLAIITMASLLAGKPECEWSMVYNSICFHTTDNSEAEDTMTILSFSYYDLPPHLRTCLLYLSTYPEDYEIEKDSLIWKWIAEGFIDGKQGTRLFELGERYFNDLINRSLIQPVESKWNARVEYCRVHDMVLDLMRKLSSDENFITILGDNVEGAPAPSNVRRLAYQNRIAEHINSETMVTGIPKVRSYTAFKCFIDSRDQFFRFKLLRVLDIVDCSFEKGYHLEHLGDLLHLRYLSIRFYGSSPELPIQLGNLKLLQTLDVGGTLPASIVQLKDLVRLCAHEKVPDGIGKLVSLEELIILNGCSDKPKRFFKELASLRELRVLAFATYDGADESMQGDFVESLSNLQKIQHIDVYGSDWHADTAMWEAAGFVLPRPLRYLGWQAIRLSKLPSCINPTRLPNLAHLELSVTTMDEQDLKLLARLPTLCYLRLLTVSTVTASNINAGDRSFFQKLRHFVTNAMVLFEQPDQEDTSVSLHMWNGEDAMPFASKKSNDSRKVVPSGVMPNLEVLVFYVSLRALKGNYSGNIGLEYLPSLRELRGRIDREDVPIREDVPVAERDAALAALRDACNVHPNHPTLRIL; via the exons ATGAGTGTGGTGACGGGGGCGCTGGGAAGCCTCGGCCCCAAGCTTcttcagctgctccatggtgagtACAAGCTCCAGAAGGGTGTGAGGAAGCAAGTGGAGTCGCTCTCCCGCGAGCTGGACAGCATCTACCCTTTCCTCCACAAGGTCTCAGATGTGTCATGGGACCGGCTCGACGAGCAGGTCAAGTTGTGGGCGCGCGAGGTCAGGGAGGCATCCTACGACATGGAGGATGTCCTCGACACCTTCCTCGTTCGCGTCGACGGCGGAAAGAACAACTCCGACTCCAGCAGCCTCAAACTTGCCATGACGAAGCTGGGTGAGCTGTTCAGCAAGGCCAAGGCTCGCCGTGATATTGCAGCAAAGATCACGGACATAACAAAGCGTCTCGAGGAGGTGGCCAACAATCGTCAGAAGTACAAACTTGATGAGATTATGTGCAAGCCACTCGCAGCAACGTCAACTATTGATCCCCGCCTTAAAGCTATGTACAAAGAAGTGACACAACTTATTGGCGTCGACAAGTCAAGCGACGAGCTCATATCCTTGCTGAATCAATCCCAACAGGATCATGATGCCTCCAATAAGAAGATGAAGATGGTTTCAGTTGTGGGGGTTGGAGGATTGGGTAAAACCACTCTTGCCAAAGCGGTGTATGACAAGCTTAAGTCGCAGTACGACTGCGGGGCATTCGTTTCAATCGGTCGGGATCATGACTTGGTAAAAGTTTTCAAGGATATTCTCTTTCATCTTGACAGTGAAAACCATAAGGACATTCACAACACTGAGAGAGGCGTCGAGCTCCTCATTCACCAACTCCGAGACTTCCTGAAGAAAAAGAG GTATTTTATTGTTATTGATGATGTATGGAAGGTACGCACCTGGGAAGCAATCGAACTAGCACttgttgagaataatcatggaagTAAAGTAATCACAACTACTCGAAATGTTGATGTTGCCAAAGCATCTGGTGAGGTTTACAAGCTGAAACAACTTTCCTATGATGACTCCATGAAATTATTTTATACAAGGTTATCTAGAGCAGACCGAAAGTTCCTTGATAACCATCCAGATGACATTTTTGAGAAAATTCTAAAGAAATGTGCTGGTATACCATTAGCAATCATCACAATGGCTAGTTTGTTGGCTGGTAAACCAGAATGCGAATGGTCAATGGTCTACAACTCTATTTGTTTTCATACTACAGATAACAGTGAAGCTGAAGATACTATGACAATACTTTCATTTAGCTACTATGATCTGCCTCCACATTTGAGGACATGCTTactatatctaagtacatatccAGAAGATTATGAGATCGAAAAGGATTCTTTGATATGGAAGTGGATAGCTGAAGGATTTATTGATGGGAAACAGGGAACAAGATTATTTGAGCTTGGAGAAAGATATTTCAATGATCTCATTAATAGAAGCTTGATCCAGCCTGTGGAGAGCAAGTGGAATGCCAGAGTAGAATACTGTCGTGTTCATGATATGGTTCTTGATCTGATGCGTAAGCTTTCATCTGATGAAAACTTTATTACTATATTAGGTGACAATGTTGAAGGAGCACCTGCACCAAGCAATGTCCGTCGGTTAGCCTACCAAAACAGAATAGCCGAGCACATTAATTCTGAAACAATGGTTACTGGGATACCAAAAGTGAGGTCATATACCGCATTCAAGTGTTTTATTGATAGCCGGGACCAGTTTTTTAGATTTAAACTTTTGCGCGTGCTAGACATAGTAGACTGCAGCTTTGAGAAAGGTTACCACCTTGAGCATCTTGGTGATTTACTTCACTTGAGGTACCTTAGTATAAGATTCTACGGTAGTTCCCCTGAGCTCCCCATACAACTAGGGAATCTAAAGTTACTGCAAACACTCGATGTGGGCGGAACGTTGCCAGCTAGCATTGTGCAACTAAAAGATCTGGTCCGGCTATGTGCTCACGAAAAGGTACCGGATGGCATTGGGAAGCTGGTTTCCCTGGAGGAGCTAATAATATTAAATGGTTGCAGTGATAAGCCCAAGAGATTTTTCAAGGAGCTTGCCAGCCTGCGAGAACTGAGGGTGCTTGCATTTGCCACTTATGATGGGGCGGACGAGAGCATGCAGGGAGATTTCGTTGAGTCTCTAAGCAATCTGCAAAAGATCCAGCATATAGATGTGTACGGTTCAGATTGGCACGCAGATACAGCCATGTGGGAAGCAGCAGGCTTTGTGCTCCCACGACCTCTCCGTTATTTGGGATGGCAGGCAATTAGATTGTCCAAATTGCCGTCATGCATTAATCCCACACGTCTTCCCAACCTGGCCCACTTGGAGCTGTCGGTGACTACTATGGATGAGCAGGATCTGAAACTCCTTGCTAGGTTGCCGACGCTCTGTTATCTCAGACTCTTAACAGTGTCCACAGTAACTGCAAGTAATATTAACGCTGGTGATCGCAGCTTCTTCCAGAAGTTGAGGCACTTCGTTACCAATGCAATGGTTCTGTTTGAGCAGCCCGACCAGGAGGACACTAGCGTTTCATTGCATATGTGGAATGGAGAGGATGCTATGCCCTTTGCCTCTAAAAAAAGCAATGACTCTAGAAAAGTTGTACCCTCTGGCGTGATGCCAAATCTTGAAGTGCTTGTTTTTTATGTCTCTTTGCGGGCCCTAAAAGGTAACTACAGTGGGAATATTGGCTTGGAGTACCTGCCTTCCCTTCGGGAACTCAGAGGGCGGATCGACCGTGAAGACGTGCCTATCCGTGAAGACGTGCCTGTTGCGGAGAGGGATGCTGCGTTGGCTGCACTGAGAGACGCATGCAACGTCCATCCCAACCATCCCACGTTGAGAATTTTGTAG
- the LOC136536084 gene encoding putative disease resistance protein At1g50180: MPELAAVSAVATSSPPSRCAPKGVRKQVQWLHSELEGIHTFLCKVSDVPWDRLDEQVKVWAREVSEASYDMEDVLDTFLARVDAAEPSRLKRAMKKMGKVFGKAKARRNIAGAIEDIKKHLEEVAERRQKYKLDDIMCKPLATILALKLCTNK, encoded by the exons ATGCCGGAGCTAGCCGCCGTCTCTGCCGTGGCCACGAGCTCACCACCATCTCGTTGCGCGCCG AAGGGCGTGAGGAAGCAGGTGCAGTGGCTCCACAGTGAGCTGGAGGGCATCCACACCTTCCTCTGCAAGGTCTCTGATGTGCCATGGGACCGGCTCGACGAGCAGGTGAAGGTGTGGGCACGCGAGGTCAGCGAGGCATCTTACGACATGGAGGATGTCCTCGACACTTTCCTTGCGCGCGTCGATGCTGCCGAGCCCAGCAGGCTGAAACGCGCCATGAAGAAGATGGGTAAAGTGTTCGGCAAGGCCAAGGCTCGTCGCAATATTGCTGGTGCCATCGAAGACATCAAGAAGCATCTCGAGGAGGTAGCCGAAAGGCGTCAGAAGTACAAACTTGATGACATCATGTGCAAGCCACTCGCAACTATCCTCGCCTTAAAGCTATGTACAAACAAGTGA
- the LOC136536085 gene encoding protein FAR1-RELATED SEQUENCE 5-like translates to MQFESSDEAYKFYNNYALIVGFSIVMAHNYHSRDKKMMGQVTRMTFKCQRREIDKQEENKASGQQRPGVQSSTASRKRKNNNINTDEAAPTPAARKKRCNVIDKTNCPAEMIITLKNKVWVVSRLNLEHNHNLLSPELSKLLRSHRHFTEQEKAMIRTFVSVNVPNRKILAFLSYLRGGMQFTNLVKTDISNYRTRMLRECGESDISQVIQFLRMKQTEDPLFFFAFDAGEDNKVRNLFWAYGNSRASYEEYGDVISFDTTYATNRYNLKFAPFVGINGHGNNMLFAGAVLSDETIPTFRWLFRTFLVCMGGKAPKSIITDQDATMRSAIGLEFKDTVHRNCLFHIVSKAEIFLGTALSKNEDFAWDFYDIIYNSLTIEEFETLWNNMLDKHNVQHLKFLKVMYENRERFVPVYFKHNFFPFICSTSRSEGTNAIFKDNVGPTSSLIMFIKEYDRIVKNMDEKGNLRDKNKAQEKAILYSTYTFKRQARDYYNTQIFYRFQQLLKTTGKYVAEEHEKDKIYVIYKS, encoded by the coding sequence ATGCAGTTTGAATCATCAGATGAGGCATACAAATTCTACAACAACTATGCTTTGATTGTTGGATTCTCAATTGTTATGGCTCACAATTATCACTCAAGAGACAAGAAAATGATGGGCCAAGTGACTAGAATGACTTTCAAATGCCAGCGAAGAGAAATTGATAAACAAGAAGAGAACAAAGCAAGTGGACAGCAAAGGCCCGGTGTACAGTCAAGCACAGCAtcaagaaaaaggaaaaataacaatatcaacACAGATGAAGCTGCACCAACTCCAGCTGCAAGGAAAAAAAGATGCAATGTGATTGACAAAACAAATTGCCCAGCAGAAATGATAATAACATTGAAGAATAAAGTATGGGTTGTTTCTAGACTAAATCTTGAACACAACCACAATCTCCTAAGTCCAGAACTTTCAAAGCTACTGAGATCTCATAGGCATTTCACAGAACAGGAAAAGGCTATGATAAGAACATTCGTTTCAGTGAATGTTCCAAACAGAAAGATCCTAGCATTTTTGTCATACTTGAGGGGTGGAATGCAGTTCACAAATCTAGTGAAGACTGACATCAGCAATTATAGAACAAGGATGCTAAGAGAATGTGGGGAGAGTGATATCTCACAAGTGATACAGTTTTTGAGAATGAAGCAAACTGAAGACCCACTATTCTTCTTTGCATTTGACGCGGGAGAAGACAACAAAGTGAGGAACTTATTCTGGGCTTATGGTAACAGTAGAGCTAGCTATGAAGAATATGGAGATGTAATCAGTTTTGACACTACCTATGCAACAAACAGATACAACCTAAAGTTTGCACCATTTGTTGGAATAAATGGGCATGGCAATAACATGCTATTTGCTGGGGCTGTACTTAGTGATGAGACAATCCCAACATTTAGATGGCTCTTCAGAACATTTCTTGTCTGCATGGGTGGAAAAGCACCAAAATCAATAATAACGGACCAGGACGCTACAATGAGATCTGCAATCGGATTGGAATTCAAAGATACAGTACACAGGAATTGCTTATTCCACATTGTATCAAAGGCAGAGATATTTTTGGGTACAGCATTGTCAAAGAATGAGGACTTTGCATGGGACTTCTATGACATTATATACAATTCATTGACAATTGAGGAATTTGAGACACTATGGAACAATATGCTGGACAAACACAATGTACAGCATCTGAAGTTTCTAAAAGTTATGTATGAGAACAGAGAAAGGTTTGTCCCAGTGTACTTCAAACACAACTTCTTTCCCTTCATATGTTCAACCTCTAGAAGCGAGGGTACTAACGCAATATTCAAGGACAATGTTGGACCAACATCTAGCTTGATTATGTTCATTAAAGAGTATGATAGAATCGTGAAGAATATGgatgaaaaaggaaatctgagGGACAAGAACAAAGCACAGGAAAAGGCAATCCTTTACTCTACATATACATTTAAAAGACAGGCCAGAGATTACTACAACACCCAAATATTCTATAGGTTCCAACAGCTACTGAAAACAACAGGAAAGTATGTGGCAGAAGAGCATGAGAAGGATaagatatatgtgatatataaaTCCTAG